Part of the Pedobacter roseus genome is shown below.
GTATATTAGCCCGTTGAGCCATTTTCCTGCTGATTTCTTTACGATTGTAAATGTCGTAAATGGAACTGCAAAAGGGGCTTTCCGAGTACAAAAAGAAATGCTAATCGAGCTCGATAAAATCATGGATGAAAAAGAAGGCGATATTTCAAATTACATGCCACTCCCAGTCGCAGTTGAAGAGCAGACGATTGAGTTACTACCGGGTGTCTCCCTCCCACTTATCGATCAGAACGCCATAATTGAATTGATAGCGATGTCTATTTCTGACCTCTGGAAGTTAAATACCTACAGAAAAAGCCTGGATATCTCATATCAGGCTGAAGAGAAGTGGTTAGCAAAGCTTGAGAAAAACATAGGCAGGTCTTTGCATACAAAGTTGGCGAAATTTTCTCATCCACGCTACCGGGATTTTATTTCATGGATTAATATTGGCCTGCAGGATAAATCCATTTATCATGAACAGGACTATGCAGAAAAGATTATTGAGATGGCGAAAGACCATGTAGAAAAATGAGTTAATAAATGCATCATAAATGGAAGATATAGACTATTATAAAGAGTTATTAGATGGTGATTTAGTCACTGGAGATGGGTCGCTAGCATTCGTGTTTCAATTCACCCGTCAAATGGGTGGAATTGTCATGGTAAGGGACAATGTAAATGACGACGTCAAAAACGCTACGTTCGGCTTGAAAGATCAGGATGGTAAATGTTTTTTAAGGATTATTGCTAAAGATTTTTTAATTGTTTATCACACGGGCTCGACAACGGAGATAGATATGGAGATACACGCGGTAATAGAACTTATTACAAATGGACTGTTCTCTCTAACAGAACATTAATTATTTCTGCAATACTGGCCATCGAGCTAATTGGTATCCATTCTCGCTAAAAGTCCATATATTTAAGAACCGGCTAAATCAAAAAAACACTAAACAATGGACGGACAGGAACTAAAGATATTATTTAACCACGATAAAGCATATTTGACACCAGACCGTCCAATGACCTTTGAACAGATCGGACTACCTGAGATCGCCAAGAAAGGTTTTAAATCCCCGGCATACTGGACGTTCATAGTGAAAAGATATTTTGAGCACGAGCGTAAAATATTCTGTGAGGTATTATCCTATCATACCGGGGAAACGGAATTTGAAAGTAACCAGAAAGAAATTTCTGGCATCCTCAATACCTTGAAAACAGTAACATTCAAAAGTATTGATACCGGAGGACTTCTAGAAACCTTGTCAGGTGGAAGGCAAAGTTCGTTTTATCATCCTAGGTATATTCCAACAAACAGGGTAACACATTATCCCGGAGTAGAACTATTTGTACGGCCACACCAAAAACGGACTTTTACGGAAACTTTTTTTATTGCGCTAAAAAATGTACATTTCATTTCCGGCGGTGTATCATTTAATCTCACCATTCAAGGACAAAACAAGCCCTCCCAGTTCACCATTTTAAATGAGGATATCAGGGAAGAATTTGACGCGATAAAGAACTATTTTGCAAATGTCCTCAAAACAAAAAAAATCCAAGTCACTGCCACGGCAGAACTATCTGACAACGAGATCATATCCAAATTTGCCACATCACCAGAAATAGACAAGATCAACAGGGAATTGATCGAAAATGTAAAATTTGATTTCCTCAGGGCAGCTAAGAAAAAAACAGCCATAAACGTTGACAAGAATCTGTTTACGATGGAGGAATATTTCGATGCTTTTACCGACAATAAACTAAAACCAGGTACCTTTTATATCAATGACAATAATTTCCTGGAAGACCTTTTAAATGTCTCTGCTACCAAGCACTACAAACATTTGAGGTATTTATCTAGTAAACACGCCACTGAGGTGATGAAGCTCCGGTTTACCCAGAACCCTTTTTCATTCTTCTTTTTGATTCAAGGCGAAATGAACTACCATATTGTTTGGGAAACGCTTAACACGGCAGAAGCAACCTATATCTGGAGCATTGAAAAAGCCCCTGATGTTTTAAAATCAACATTAAAACAAATGGAGGATATAATCAACCTCATCAAATCTAAAGGTAGGACAGCATACCTAATCATAGAAGAAGATTCATTCAGCCGGGTCTATCATGATTATACTGAACCAGCGGATGGTTTCGTAAAATGGAAGAGTGAGATTGAAAGGATACTAACATAAAAACACATAACCCTTTAAATTTTAAAATCGTGAAAAAGCCTGCAATAAAATATAGATGACAGAAAGCAGGAACTTATTAAGATTGTTTTCCAATTACAAGTAGAGTCGAACTTATAAACTTAAATCCCCTATCATCAATTGTTTTATTAACATTTCAAATTATCAATTCATCACATTTTGTTTTAGACACTTTTTATATAAACTGATGATTAAAATAGCCTTAAATGCTTTGGATATGGAAGAAAATATATTTAGACCTATCACTTTTCGTTTTAGACAGTTGTCACAATTTGTTTCGCACACTACAAACATGTACGACCACTACAGCTTTGAAGATGCTGCTGCTTATCAGATTGAACTTGCCAAACAATTAAAGTTTCAGCCTCTGAATAAAATTGAAACGATTGCAGGCGCTGATATATCTTTCAATAAAAACAGCTCAACCATGTATGCCGGAATTGTTATACTCACGTATCCGGGTATGGTTTTGAAATCCTTCGCTTTAGAAACCTATGAAACCAATTTCCCTTACAAGCCAGGTTTCCTCGGCTTTAAAGAAGTTCCTGCATTGTTAAAGGTATGGGAGCTGATCAGGGATAAACCAGATGTTGTGGTGCTGGATGGCAACGGAATTTTGCATCCACGCCGAATGGGTGTTGCTTCGCATTTTGGAATTCTGGCAAATCAACCTACAATTGGCTGTGCCAAGAGTCTTTTACATGGAAAAAATCATATTCCGGAGAATATAAAGTCGATGACTTCAGAAATTAAAAATAACGCTAATGAACTGCTCGGCTTTGCGCTCAGAACAAAAATAAACTGCGCGCCGGTGTATGTATCTGCAGGTAATTTAATTACTGCAGATCAGAGTCTTAAAATACTTAAAAATTGCATAGGTAATTACCGCATTCCTGAACCAACCCGTATGGTGCACAACATTGTCAACGATTTCAGGATTGGCAAATTAAAAGCTGGTTTTCACGAGGTATCAACACCATTAACTTTGTTTTAGAATTTGCTATATTTACGTATGAACGCATATTTAACAATCCTCGCTATTATCGTAATGCTCATCATGTTGGTAAACATTTATGTCATATTAGAGATCTCAAAATTTCCGTATAGTAAAAGAAGGCAAAAATGGATGTGGACAAATGTGGTGTTGTTTTTGCCATTTTTTGGTTCTTTGATTTACTTTTTGATTGGAAAAAAAATTCTAGGAGAAAATTAAATCCAATTTAGTTCAAACTGCAATAATCCAAATTACCGTCCCAAATTTCTTTTTCGTTTGTTAAAATTTCTAAAAAATCTATTTTACCATTTGTAATATCCAGGCAATACGTTAATTCTTTTTTCAGCCTCGGATTAGTTAGCTTGGGTTCAGCACTAAGTAAACCATTTGCAAATTCTTCTTCTTCAAAGTCTTTTAGGTACCCAAAATTTATATACAAACCTGTACCTGTTAGCCTCGTAGTTTCAATTCTTATAAATTCTAAATGCGCATGCAAATAATTAAATTTATCTGAATTATCATTAATTATCGTTTTAAGCAACAATAGCTCGAATTCGCTTAATTCAGTCATTTAAACCCAGTTAATTCCTTTTTTAAGTAGTTGCACCGTCTTATATTCTTCTGAATTAACTTCAGGTTGCACATTATAACCCCAGTTCGCCTGAGGTGGCAAACTCATCAAAATAGATTCAATTCGTCCGTTGGTTTCCAGTCCGAATTTTGTGCCCGAATCGTAAACCAGGTTAAACTCTACATAACGACTACGGCGTTGGTATTGCCATTCTTTGTGTGCTTCGGTAAATTCTTTATCGCGGTTTCGATCAATCAATTCAGTATAAATCGGTAAAAATGTTTCGCCAACATTCGCAGAGAAATCTAAAATCTGCTCCCACGATAAATTGGTATTCTCAGGCTTTAATCTGTCATAAAAAATACCACCAATGCCACGGGTTTCTTCACGGTGTTTAATGAAAAAATAATCATCGGCGTGAGTTTTAAATTTCGGGTAAAAATCAGTACTGAAATCATCACAGGCCTGTTTTAATTTATGGTGAAAAAAACGGGCATCGTTTTCGAACACATAATGCGGCGTTAAATCGATACCACCACCAAACCAGCGGGTTTCTTCATTTAATTCGAAATAACGGATATTCATGTGGATGATTGGCACCAAAGGATGATTTGGATGGATCACAATAGAAACGCCGGTTGCGAAAAAATCATCTTCGGTAACGTTAAAAGCTTTTTTTACAGCTTCGGGCAATTTGCCATGTACTGCAGAAAAATTAACCCCACCTTTTTCAATAACCGCACCATTTTGCATAATCCGGGTACGGCCGCCTCCCCCACCGCTTCTCTCCCAAAGTTCCTCTTCAAATTTTCCTTTGCCATCGGCAATTTCCAATCCACGGCAAATTTCATCCTGAATTTGCTTATATCGCTCTGCTACTTCTTCTTTAAACATGACGGCCTTTTCTATTTCCATACAAATTTAAGCCTATTAAAGCAGCTATATTGATTTATGTTTAGATAGTACATTTTATTGACATTGCTGTTAGTCCGGAGTCTAATCAAACGCTAATTTTCTAAATAATTAAGGTCCTTGTTAAAGCTTTCTTTTAAATAAACCACCGAAACCATCGCAATTATCGTTACAATCCCCATTACGATAAATCCGGCCGAAACTATATTGTAACGGTGAACAAAAAACTCGAAAACTAAGGTTATAGGAATTAAAGCACCACGGACAAAATTTGGCGCTGTTGTAGTTACAGTAGACCTGATATTTGTACCGAATTGTTCGGCGGCGATGGTTACAAATGTTGCCCAATAGCCAACTGCAAAACCCATAAATAAACAGATCAGAATAAAACTGCTTTCGGTTAAGCCTGTACTGGTTAAATACACAATTACTGTAATTACCGAAAGACTTTGAAAAATAAGAACTGTTTTTCTGCGGGACTTTAATACCTGCGCCAAAAAGCCGCAAACTACATCGCCAATGGCGATACCAAAATAGGTATACATAATGCCCGTACCCGCGTTAAGCAGTTCCTTTGCACCAAGTGCTTTTCCAATCTCTGGCGATTGGGTAACCAAAATCCCTACAATGAACCAAAGCGGAAGCCCTAAACAGATACAAGCCAGATATTTTAAAAATCGCTTTCTATTCGAAAAAAGCATAAAGAAATTGCCTTTCGAAACTTCAGAGCTTTGTTCAGCATGTTTGAACATTCCCGATTCGAAAGTACCAACACGTAAAAGTAACAGCAACAGTCCCATTCCGCCACCCACAAAATAAGAAGTTTGCCAGGTAAAATGTTTTCCAATCGTAGCTGCAGCCGCTGCACCCAATAATCCGATACCCGCCACAACCATGGTTCCGTATCCACGTTTTTCTTTATCCATGGTTTCGGTAACCAAAGTAATTCCGGCTCCAAGTTCTCCAGCCAGGCCAATGCCCGCTATAAACCTGATAATGGCATAAGTGTGCACATCAGTTGCAAAACCATTGGCTATATTGGCCAACGAATACATTAAGATAGAGCCAAACAACACTTTAATCCGACCAAATTTATCGCCTATAATGCCCCAAAGCAATCCTCCAAGCAACAAACCGAACATCTGCATATTAATTACATACTCCCCTTCGGTACGCATGTGTTCAGCAGAAACACCTATATCAGTAAAGCTTTTAAGACGTACAACGGAGAATAAAACAAGATCGTAAATGTCAACGAAATAGCCCAGAGCGGCTACAATAACTAAGAAAATTACATTACGGCTGTTGGTTTTTGCTTGATGATCCATTTAATTATTTGGTTTAAACGCTGAAAGTACGCAATAACACAAATATTTAAAATAGATTTTTAAAAATAAAAGCCACTCTGTGTCAGAGTGGCTTTTAAGATCCTACATAGGAGGATTCTTTTTTGTGGTGTCAGGTGGCATTTTTGTTGTCGTGTCTGGCATCTTTTTAGATGTTGTATCCATTGGTGCCGTAGTTGTCGAATCCATCTTAGTACTGTCTGAAGAACCAGCCATATTTTTTGACGAATTGCATGCTGATGTGGCTATCATAAGAGAACCTGCAAAAGCAAGACTTAAAATCATTTTTTTCATAGTTTTTATTGTTATCTATCATCCTAACAACCTTATCATCATTTGGTTTTATTTTTTTTCTTCAAACCGGTTGTTTTTTAATGAATAACTTTGAATATTAAGCCATTACAAAAAAGAATAATCACTATTCGTGATGGATTTTTAATTTATTCAAGAGCTCTGGCGATACATTTTCGGCATATACACCATAGCCATCCACCAAAACCCCTTTTAAATTTCCAACATTTGATGAGATGGCATATACAACGGCGCTATCGGCAGGATCGGTCATCCCTTCAAAACGGTAAACTTCCTCAATTTCAAATTCTTCAGGCATCAGGAACAGATCAATTGATTTGCACTCCAAACCATCAGGTGTTAAATTGAAATCCAAATTGTAACCGCGACTATCTAAATCTGTTAAAGCGCCGCTAATCGTATCGTAAACATGCATAACCTAAATTACGGAAATATTACTAAAACAACATCGACAAAACTTTAAAAGGTGATAAAACTTTCTGATATTAGTAAATATGATTATTTCTCAAAACACCCTGAAATGGGTAATGCGCTTTTACCCGCCTTTGTTTTTTCAGCGCATTTGGGTTCAGAAATTTGAAAATGAATTTAGAAGCTGTACGGTCAAACTAAGTAAGAGTTTCCTGAATAAAAATTATAATGGCTCTATTTTTGGAGGAACTATTTATGCCGCAACCGATCCTTTTTATGCCTTATTGTTTGATCAATTGATGCAAAGGCGCGGATTTAAAGTGCGTGTTTGGCTAAAAAGTGCCTCTATACAATATTTAAAACCAGGCCGCTCTACCTTATATTTTACCATAACGGTAACTGACGAAATGCTGAATGAGGCTGAGCATGCTTTAAAAACCGTTGGGAAATTTGTAAAAGCCTATCCAATGGAAATTACCAACAAAAATGGAGAGTTGTGTGCTACCGTGATGAATGAAGTATATATCCGAAACCTGCACCAGGGCGAAACGCCGAGGGTTGCTTACTAATTTTTAGATTATGCCGAGTATTAAGAGTTTAATTTTGCAGGGCGAGGGTGTGATGCTCGATTTTAAGAAAACCATTACCAGTACCGAAAAAATTGCCAAAAGTTTAGTTGCTTTTGCCAATAATAAAGGTGGTAAGTTATTGATAGGCGTAGCCGATGATGGCTCGATTAAAGGCGTAAAATCGGAAGAAGAAGAAAAATACATGATTTTAACTTCTGCACACCAGTTTTGTAAACCTGCTATCGAACCACATTTTGAAGAAATTTATGTCGATGATAAACTGGTTTTAGTAGTAAATATTCCTGAAAGCGATACCAAACCCCATTACGCACTTGATGACCAGAAAAAATGGTGGGCCTACATCCGCATTGATGATAAATGTGTGCTCGCCAGCCGCATCATTGTTGAAGTATTGAAACAGGAATATAAAAGCAATGGTGTGCTTATCTCCTATTCTGAAAACGAAAAAAAGCTGCTCGAATACCTGGAGCAGAATGATAAAATAACCCTGAAAGAATTTAGCAAGCTGCTGCGAAGTTCTTATCGGAAAGCCCAAAAGGTTTTGGTTAATTTAATTTTAACCAATGTGATTAAATCGCATACTACCGAAAAGGAAGAGTATTTTACAGCGGTGAGGTAGTTAAAATATGACTATAATAGCGCTCCATTAAAGCAGTCGTCATTCCCGCGCAGGCGGGAATCTTAATCTTTAGGCTTATTGCATTAAAATTCCCAATCAACCCGATAGCTATCGGATGAAGTGCAATCCGGGAAGTTCGGGAGAAAGATTTAATTCTGTAGATTTCTCGGCTCCGTTGCACTACGCTCGAAATGACGATAACTCGGGGAATTGTACATTAACTTTTCTACATCTCTATTTTTTGAGCTTTAAAAACGCGACCTTTGCAGACTATGTTTTCTAAAATTTACACCAGGTATAAACCATACTACAAAGAAAATCTTCATTTGGCACTGCCGATTGTAGGCTCTCAGGTAGGTCATACATTGGTGCACATGACCGATAGTATTATTGTTGGTCATTTTACCGATACCATTCAATTAGCGGCTGTTTCGCTGGTTAACAGCATATTTATGCTCATTTTAGTGATCGGTTTGGGCATTTCTTATGGTTTAACCCCATTGATTGCCCAGGAAAACGGTCGTCAGAATTATGATGAATGCGGAAAACTCTTATCAAACAGTTTAATCATCAATATCTGTGTTGGGATATTATTATACATATTGGTGCAATTGGGAATATTTTTCGTAATCGATCACCTCGAGCAAACTCCGGAAGTGGTGCGTTATGCAAAACCTTACCTCAACCTTTTATCAGTATCCATTATCCCATTATTGGTTTTTCAAACTTTTAAACAATTTGCAGAAGGTCTTGGGTTTACCAAACAAGCCATGTTCGTTTCTATCTGGGGAAATGCCCTGAACATTATTTTAGGGATTATTTTTGTTAAAGGCATATTCGGCTTTAAATCAATGGGTGTTAGCGGCGTTGGTTTAAGCACTTTGATCGACAGGATCCTGATGGCGACTGTAATGTCTTTTTATGTGTTGCGTTCACAACACTTTAAAAAGTATCTGATCAGTTTCAAGGCTACATTTTTCGACAAATTAAGGGCCATTAAAATTGCGAAGATCGGAATGCCGGTTGCCATGCAATATTCTTTCGAGATCAGCGCTTTTAGCGGTGCTGCTGTATTAATCGGCACCATTGGTGCAGTAGAACAGGCCGCGCATCAGATTGCAATCAGTTTGGCTGCCATGACCTACATGATTGCCAGTGGTGTAGCTTCTGCAGCAACAATTAAAACCGGAAACAACTTTGGTAAGAATAATTTCGACGATTTACGAAAATCAGCAATTGCGAGTTACCATGTTATTTTACTCTTTATGTCGTTTACAGCCATTATTTTCGTACTGGCCAACAACATCATGCCTTTTATTTATACCGAAGATGCAGCAGTAATCCCTATTGCCGCACAACTATTAATTATTGCAGGCTTTTTCCAATTGTTCGATGGTACACAAGTGGTGGGTTTAGGTGTATTGCGTGGCAT
Proteins encoded:
- a CDS encoding PLDc N-terminal domain-containing protein, which codes for MLVNIYVILEISKFPYSKRRQKWMWTNVVLFLPFFGSLIYFLIGKKILGEN
- a CDS encoding endonuclease V: MIKIALNALDMEENIFRPITFRFRQLSQFVSHTTNMYDHYSFEDAAAYQIELAKQLKFQPLNKIETIAGADISFNKNSSTMYAGIVILTYPGMVLKSFALETYETNFPYKPGFLGFKEVPALLKVWELIRDKPDVVVLDGNGILHPRRMGVASHFGILANQPTIGCAKSLLHGKNHIPENIKSMTSEIKNNANELLGFALRTKINCAPVYVSAGNLITADQSLKILKNCIGNYRIPEPTRMVHNIVNDFRIGKLKAGFHEVSTPLTLF
- a CDS encoding AlbA family DNA-binding domain-containing protein, encoding MPSIKSLILQGEGVMLDFKKTITSTEKIAKSLVAFANNKGGKLLIGVADDGSIKGVKSEEEEKYMILTSAHQFCKPAIEPHFEEIYVDDKLVLVVNIPESDTKPHYALDDQKKWWAYIRIDDKCVLASRIIVEVLKQEYKSNGVLISYSENEKKLLEYLEQNDKITLKEFSKLLRSSYRKAQKVLVNLILTNVIKSHTTEKEEYFTAVR
- a CDS encoding phosphoribosylpyrophosphate synthetase, whose translation is MHVYDTISGALTDLDSRGYNLDFNLTPDGLECKSIDLFLMPEEFEIEEVYRFEGMTDPADSAVVYAISSNVGNLKGVLVDGYGVYAENVSPELLNKLKIHHE
- a CDS encoding DUF4442 domain-containing protein; this encodes MIISQNTLKWVMRFYPPLFFQRIWVQKFENEFRSCTVKLSKSFLNKNYNGSIFGGTIYAATDPFYALLFDQLMQRRGFKVRVWLKSASIQYLKPGRSTLYFTITVTDEMLNEAEHALKTVGKFVKAYPMEITNKNGELCATVMNEVYIRNLHQGETPRVAY
- a CDS encoding MATE family efflux transporter, giving the protein MFSKIYTRYKPYYKENLHLALPIVGSQVGHTLVHMTDSIIVGHFTDTIQLAAVSLVNSIFMLILVIGLGISYGLTPLIAQENGRQNYDECGKLLSNSLIINICVGILLYILVQLGIFFVIDHLEQTPEVVRYAKPYLNLLSVSIIPLLVFQTFKQFAEGLGFTKQAMFVSIWGNALNIILGIIFVKGIFGFKSMGVSGVGLSTLIDRILMATVMSFYVLRSQHFKKYLISFKATFFDKLRAIKIAKIGMPVAMQYSFEISAFSGAAVLIGTIGAVEQAAHQIAISLAAMTYMIASGVASAATIKTGNNFGKNNFDDLRKSAIASYHVILLFMSFTAIIFVLANNIMPFIYTEDAAVIPIAAQLLIIAGFFQLFDGTQVVGLGVLRGIGDVNIPTFITFLAYWVVGIPVGYLLGFYFGLGVNGIWYGLTLGLLTASILLFLRFQNKTKKLNRDSAIV
- the hemF gene encoding oxygen-dependent coproporphyrinogen oxidase, which codes for MFKEEVAERYKQIQDEICRGLEIADGKGKFEEELWERSGGGGGRTRIMQNGAVIEKGGVNFSAVHGKLPEAVKKAFNVTEDDFFATGVSIVIHPNHPLVPIIHMNIRYFELNEETRWFGGGIDLTPHYVFENDARFFHHKLKQACDDFSTDFYPKFKTHADDYFFIKHREETRGIGGIFYDRLKPENTNLSWEQILDFSANVGETFLPIYTELIDRNRDKEFTEAHKEWQYQRRSRYVEFNLVYDSGTKFGLETNGRIESILMSLPPQANWGYNVQPEVNSEEYKTVQLLKKGINWV
- a CDS encoding MFS transporter, which translates into the protein MDHQAKTNSRNVIFLVIVAALGYFVDIYDLVLFSVVRLKSFTDIGVSAEHMRTEGEYVINMQMFGLLLGGLLWGIIGDKFGRIKVLFGSILMYSLANIANGFATDVHTYAIIRFIAGIGLAGELGAGITLVTETMDKEKRGYGTMVVAGIGLLGAAAAATIGKHFTWQTSYFVGGGMGLLLLLLRVGTFESGMFKHAEQSSEVSKGNFFMLFSNRKRFLKYLACICLGLPLWFIVGILVTQSPEIGKALGAKELLNAGTGIMYTYFGIAIGDVVCGFLAQVLKSRRKTVLIFQSLSVITVIVYLTSTGLTESSFILICLFMGFAVGYWATFVTIAAEQFGTNIRSTVTTTAPNFVRGALIPITLVFEFFVHRYNIVSAGFIVMGIVTIIAMVSVVYLKESFNKDLNYLEN